tactctagcgcccctatttcgatattattattacttaattattttaagaagttatatagcctcgtaaccgacgggtacccgaatttctaatatagttttctaagctcactttccgttaagtaattaattaacttcgtattattaataagttttataaacgtatacccctattattgttcgactattttgaagtacttaccgctagaaattctattcctcgtattattaaatataatacttagtcgatctatatcttttaaatataagagaaatagggtattaataagtaaaatatagaaagttattattctaaagtacgtctctatttttattatacctagggcgacgatttccttacttaggctaaaactaatcttcgtaatacccgccgttaacgtattaagtattattaatacgattttttataatacttagaaatacccttttcttctagttaactattacgataccctagtatttaaaataatcttataaaaattatttaagccgtacctttcgctcATATAAAacacttatacgagcttagtattcgagggatctaagtaatataaaaaggacccctttaactacccctagatatacttagtactatatttttttttttaaatattaagaaaaataacgtcttctttttaattattaagagaataggctttggccttattaaattcgcccttttagccgcctctatattcgtcgtttaagggaccttcctttattattcgtaaataaaagcttacttattaagagcttttactactctttattcgtttagcctcgtatatcttctaaaagctaacggggtaaaaaaagagtagttaatatcgtcgattttattataatttaattcgttaatataagaagtaaaatcttttttattttccgaatctcttataaggagtatatactttaggccgctattttaactattattactaagttttatacccccagatcttcttttatatataataaggaattagttaaactaacgagggttagttttactatttactacccttaactttttatattatttatataatttagtacgctcttttttagagtagttacttaattaatatctattttttttataaatataatattacctcttttattaccctacttataaattaaatctctacttatttaataaatctaggcctctttactaacgattactatatctagcctctttttttcttttattatacgttcgatcgacttaatattattaataagggccgtcgtatacttagaaataggtttagtataatattcttattttaatattaaaactaaatcttagcctcgagtagagcgtctcgtagtctttaggtacttagtataaagttatttttatttttaatgtatactaaattatagtataaaaatatctaactttttacttatttatctccttatttagctaggtttttactagcttattaatttaattaataagctttttaaggatctttacttataatttaccctctattatcttagctataaatataaaagaaattactcgtagtttaaataagagctctaggttcttattataagttttaaagtagcttcggattatattaattatattaaaaaagtcgtttcgatcgagattacgtaccgctttataataataattagaggctttacttataaatacgatattaattactaaatagtattagtattccctaattccgacttttttataataatcgtaaaatatcgttagggttttttataagaccttatacttccccctagaatataatttcttttttaaaaagatctttttaaagtttataaattactttatatttattactaaatttttagtatttatatataatccctacgttactacgtattattaataattttaagtcgtctacttctttttttattagctaattagtaccgaattttgcgttaataataataataagttataaatcaaaataagcagaattattaattatcgtacttttaatactatattttactttagtatatccttttataacgatagatttccgttagtaattatagggaggaaatctaagtcgtttaccctttttttaaattcgttaaagcgattatatactctattaacctatacctagttctataatacgaattccttttttataattattattattagtatttcgtatagctcttataattataattacgctaataatacccctcgcctataaaggaatttattaactacttttataattcctaagcttacgctcataaactatttatttagctagtaactaaagtcgtttataattttataaaataagggttacccctatagcccctttttctcataaaccttagttaaatagattaatactacgttaatttacttaccgttaagctaatttataattctatatatttacgtcccctaataatccgggttaatatttacttacttataaaggattaggattctatttaaaatcgggttttatcctctttttctttaccttaacttactaagggtcgtactctagcttatacctatattaatagtcgttagtatatttaattttaataaggatatatttaatccgcacGCTAATcatagtaaatccgtacttttactacttaacgaatttattagggtttaagaAATTCTcgctttttcttattatcttattactactctcgtttttactatttttagtaattattactacccttttaaatcgctagttattatacttattaagatcctcctttttatttaatataaaagggtaggttttagtagttcctttttataataatagtagtagacgtttatattattataataaaatatagtaattagtcttaagatctttactaattattaatttttattatcccgtatatttctagcttcttaagcctcgtactctttataatctctaaataggttttttctttaacttaccttttttaaagtagtattttataaaaatagttaaaagtagacGCCGTgcggctcgtaaaagagctatataagttattaaaaactatataagccgttaaatatagttaacgaagttaagcccttttttttataaaatcgtagattttaaggacttactaaaaatgcttacttattatttatacgtaataaggttagatattttaaagatcttattttttataacctctttataccctattttatattttttaagtagtcttttttatagcttaattatagttaggtaattattacttactaacgatcccttttattatttagttaatttcttaaaattagtaatttcgcgccgggagctagtataaaaaaaagccctttagtagccctctagaggattcttttttttttttttaaatcctcgtttttttagccttttcttaagctaataataactctagcgggaggtcgtaggactattttaaagtagccgcttttttttaaattaatttttaagatccgtaatattcttaacttaatattattaagacctctaaatcccctcctcttttattaaactatcccctatattatattcctaaataatacctaaggagtagttaaaaaaactataaaaaggtcgtttagattataagcttaaagtcgtacttataagatctttataataatagacttttttatatactataaatctcttagcttaataattcttatagggttacttttgctactaagtaaaaatatttacgtttaaaaatccccttttttaattacgtagtacttttttatattatattattaagctcgttcgttatgctaattaattaagtaagtagtcgttacgtaaatattttttttattaatttaactagttaatttctaattacgggccggctataaaaaagtcgtttagtaaaatagctactcggggcgacgataaaaggctagttatttaagcggttttattaattaacgtattttaacgtagtaaacgtcgaccttttataagtaataaagggctacgattacttaattccgtgcggtatttaaaaattactttttttattttttatttttataaaattaattaatacgaatctcctatcttatataatattaagaggtcgttttttttgcgtaataagataccttattaatttacgataataaaatttaattattaattagtattagtattcttattataaagtagttagttcgaactatagttaacgaagagattaattaaactatataaatatttacgtagtaagtataaaaaagaggttctaactataggttaggctagctataataatcgtaaatagggcccctaattagcccctgcgcagtcagccgtatgccgcggtcgaattagacttctaatccgacagttTATAACCAAACATGCCCGTCACTTAAGTCCAGACCTCCTACCTTATAGTCGATAACAAGCCTCTCAGACAAGAAAAGAACAGCCCAGACGTGTATTCAAAACTCGGCTATGGACATAGATAAGAACATAGCAAGAGTTGGCTTCCATGAACGCATGCAAATCACTGTCTACGAAGTCATCAAATGATCGGCATTCAGAAAGTAGGCACGACTTAAAACATCTCAAGCTTGATCACCATCTTGTTTAACACCTTAACGTTTCGAATTATAACATATCTCTTGTAAAGACTCATATCtataggcttatttaattcATCACTTCGAATTTTAACAGTTTAATCAGGGAGGAATAGAAGCGTAGAAAACTAGCAATGAGCCCTCGGGGATGAGAGGCTTTGCAGTGTATTTTCCATGGGCGTTATAGACATACCACCTCCGCAATATTCGTCGACTTCGAGGGATTGCTCTTTGAACGAACCCCTTCGTGCGGACTACTCCAATATGGCGGGATGAAACGGTAAGATACACCAGACCTATTAGAAGCTGATATAGCCAACGAGGCCGCCATGGTCTTAATAATCTCATGACTTCCTCGAAGTAGAAAGCCAACAAAAAACTCCCCCATCGCCCGCTGTAGCCGAAATGTGATAACGACATGCCAAAGCCGAAGCTACCTCCCGCTGTCCGTAGACCCCAAAGCCCACCGAGAGATCTCCAAACCGATGCAGTGCCGTTGttttgatgatgatgataatGATAATGATGCCAGCCCGCCGGCTGAACCCTTTGATGCAATGCCCCAGTGACACCGAAGCACATCCAATGTGGGAAAGGAGGCGTCCAATCCCAGGAAAATCAAAAACacaaatctaaaaaaaaaacccctACATCGCCTTTATCGGTATGCGGTGATTGGTGATCTCATGCGTACTCGTCGCCTCGCTCGTTTCGTGTCGTCAGTCTTGCTTCGTGCTCTTGATTCTTTTCCTTCATAAATTTGCCACTCATGGCTTCGGCGCGTCGAGCGGTTTTCTTCCATAGACTGTCCTGTGGTTCAGATAGGAGTGGAAGTCTCTTTCCTTGACGTGCGACCGTACGTCCAACAAGAACATCTCGATCTGTATCTCGGTCCATCCCAGGGCTCTGAAAGGCCTTGTCGCCAGACCCTTGAGACCTTCCAAGATCGTTTCCCGCATCAATATGCCACACTCGCGCAGCTCAGGCCTTGCTGGCCAGTCGCCGATGGGACATTTCCTCCTGTCCTCTTCCACGTTCTCGAAACCAGCGGCCCGCATctcatcggcggcggcgcgaaTTCCATGCATTTCTGATCCAAGCACTCTTAATCCCGCGTCGAGGTACTGCGTGAAGACTCGGAAGCCGTACCCATCTCCGTCTGGGCAGGACTGGTCGTCGCACAAAGGGAAGAACTCGAGTTCTTGTATTTCAAACCAACCACCAGGCTTGAGGTGCCTACGAGAGTTCAGTCTCTTGTCTTCAGGTAGTATTATTCGATAGCTTGAGGAGGGGGTGTGAAAATGAGATGAGGAGTTTACCTATAGGCGCGTTGCATGAGATCGTTGCGATCGCGAATGGAGTGCAGGGTATGTCGCAGATGGATGAAATCAAAGTACTCTTCGTCTAGATCCCATCCATTTTCGTGTTCAATATCGTCGACCATGAAGTGACAGTTGGGAGGCACTTCACTTGGCTGAATCGGAGATAAATCGATGCCGAGAAACGTAGAGTTGGGATGCATATCGGCGACTACGGGGTCACATGTAAGTTTGaccgcttattataaacgtagcGAGATCGTAATGGTGTGAGAAGAACGGTGTGAAAGTGAATCATATGACGGCAAATGAAAGCGTCTTGAGGACTTGGGACTTACGTTCAATAGGCCAGTGACCGGGTCCAGTTCCTGTGAAGAATGGTGTTAACTCACTGCGATTCACAGCATATCCTAAGATGTAAACAAACGGCTCGGTGATGACGTCGCAAGATTCTGGCGTTGTTCTCTTCATTGCCGAGGCATCATGAACAACGTTGTGATGATTCTTGCAGAAGAAAGCGTTCATAACGTGGCGGCAGGTATTCGCCACGATGATCTCAAGTACGTCACCACCATGGTGCCTCACATGAAAAGCTTTCACATACCCAGATCCAGGACTTCGGCGCCTCTTGCCATCAGGTCATCGACAGGGGAAAAGAAGTACCTCCCACTCAGCTCAATGCTGATGATGTGCTTCATCTCGTCGCGGTCCTGCTCAATAGCATCGTTGGGAAATGCATAACGTCCTGCGCGGTAGGCGTGATATCGTAGTCGGTTCTCGTACATGTGCTCTCTCACACTGTCGGTCAAGCTCTCGGTGTCGTACTCATCGCCATTATGAGAACCGACAGTGATAGCTGTATCGGTGGAACCGGGCGGTGACATGACGGCCGGGCCTGAGGTTGCCGGAGAAGGGGGTCCGCCGAGTTTAAGCCGCTTTTCGGGGGGTTCTTGGTCTGAAGGCGGGCCGCGAGCGGACTTCACCAAGAGATCTCTCAGTTGTTCTTCGCGTAATGAGTTTGGCGGCGAATTCATTGTGGACGTGAATTATCTGCTTGTTGCGCTTCGTACCCGACAGACGCCAGCCTGAGTCAAATGTTCGAACCTAAGCGTACACGAACTTGACTGTTGTCGGGCGTGGAGAAAGGTCCTCGGCGACGGGCGCCTGACTTGTCGGGAAGTTGATGGCAATGCGAATTGGCAATGCGAAGCGATCCCAATCCAAAACCTTGGCTTTCTCAACGTCAGAGAGCTTTCCAGGGATGGAAAATTCTAACCAGGGACCCCTCCACCAAGACCAAAATGCCGGCGATGACGTCCCAGGTTGGCAGCCAGGCTTGTCTGTTTCCAACTGTCAGATCAGAAAAGTCCCGAAGCGGCGTGCGGCGTGGGGAGCGGTCGAACCGCTTGTGGATAGAGAGATAATCAGGATAGGGAAGATGTTGGACGAAAACGTCGGTTTGTTTGGAGGTGTGGAAGCGGGGAGGCGAGAACGAATGATGGGAAAGCAAACTTTGCGCTGCCTGTCTTGGAGAAGAGGAGGATACTGACAGGGGAAAAAGGAATAGAAAACCACTGGAGCGGATGACAAGGAGGGACCCGAGACAATGGAAAAGGGTTATTTGGGGTTGGTGTGCGTGCGCTTTGTTCGGGACGAGATAAATCGCGGACGCGAGCAGCGAAGGGAAGGATGGGAGGTAAGGGGATCAGGGATCGACTTCAACAACTGTTTGTTCGGGAATTCTGGCATGTCTTGCGACGGGACAGGCTTGGTGTTAAGAGAGAAAGGGTATGGTGGTTTGGAAGGCTCGGCATCAACTTTGACATGGCCCGTGAGGGTGCCTCAGAAATCTGAATGACTTCCTCGACTGGGGGGAAACGAGAAGGGGGTCGTCCCATAGACTAAGAAAAGTCGCCAAGGTACGTACTAGCAAGGTAGCCGAAGGAGCCCGGTACCAGAGAAGGCGGCGGATGGCGGACAGGCTGAGAATGAGATGGTGTTTGTGGATGACCTTTTGGTATCAGGGGTGGGGGATTCAGGCTTCGTCTAGAGCTATGTAACCTGCAACCTGTCTAGCAAACTTCGACCGTCGACTAGCGTCCGTCTAGAAGAGCGGTGTTCAAGTCTGACGCGACAAGACTTTGTGTGCTCTCGgcggtcgtcgtcgtcgtggcTGGGGTGTGAACAGCGACGATTCGACGCAACGGAATGTGGTGAGATCGGGTTGTTCGCCGAATGCCCTGTGCGGGGGAAGAGGTTGTCGACCCTGGCTGGTATCTCGAATCCTTCAAGTTGACAGGTGATCGATAGCTCAACAACGCTCCCGGTAGATCGAGGCAAGACTGGGAGACAAGGTCGCAAGATAAGTCGCAGAAGGAATCCTGGGCTGGTAAATGATGACGTGGGGAATCTCGAGGGCCCGACAGTATGGCAACGTTGAAGAACACGATGGTGAAAACAAAGGTGAAAAGGGAGCGATTATGTATGTGTTTGGTGTCAGTGGTCCGAAGGCAAGGGACAATGAGTGCGAGAGAGAGGCAGGCAACAGAATGTAGACTTGAAGGAAGCATGGATGTTCGAGTATGGACGATTGGCAAGGTCCAGGTCTTTACAGCTCCGCGTCCCGTCCCTGCACGGGTCGCTGtggccctctctctctctgtcaCTCTTGCTCTCAGGAAGTACGGAAGTGAACCTACTAGACACTAAGGCAGGGAAGGAAAAGTACATGAGGGTCGATGGGTCAAGGGAATGTACATTGCTTCGCCCAGGTACAAGTGGGAGAGTGGCACTTGCGCTCTGCTCTGCTCTGCTTCGATACCTACCTCAGATGCTACAGCAAGGCTTGGATGACTTATACTTGCAGGGGCGGGTAATGCTTTCCCGCTCGATACCCGGGCTGTGGTTCTCTGCAGGCCAGGGTTAATGATGGTCGCTGCCTGACAACTAAATGACTATATTTTTTTTGATGACTTTACAGCTTCACGAGGACGATAAAGATGAAGATGAATAGGAagatgagagagagagagctcaAGGAGTGTGTGAACCTGTCCTTGGCAATGTTTGGCACCAAGCGAGCTTACCATGCTTACTGCGCAAGACAAGACAGTCTCGACAGCTCTAATGAGCTAGCGAGCTACCCATAGGCAAGTTGTCTCGAATTTGGTTAGCTCGTCAGCCGCCTACTGTTGCTCGAGTGTGCCTAACGCCCATCAATCTGCCCCTGGGGCCTggggagggggggagggggccaCTGGGGTATGTGTGTGAGTGTCTCCCATTCAGATACGACGGGCTGGGCAAGGAACGAAACAGGCAGGGTACAACATACAGACCTGGCCACTGTCAGTGGGGTGGCTGCGCACATCAGTGGTGCGGGCAGCGGGAGAGGAGGGTAAGGGCATCGGCGTcggaggggaggggaaggAATCCTTCAAAACAAGCTGTCGGGTCAGACCTGAAGACGTAGGGACCCGGGAATGAGGAACGAAGGCGTCGTGATGGACCTATGATTGGCTCAAGTCAGGGATTTGGGGGATGAAGCATGTCTGTTTTGCACCAGAATTGGCATCACCCTGCCGTTGCGTCTATACTGGGTATGTAGTACAAGCACAGCGCATACATACACAATGAATACAGCAGCGGGACAGGCAGGAGGCACGACGGGAAGAAGAGACACGAACGTGGCCCCATGTGGGAGAGCACATGGTCCGTCACAACATCAGCTCATTGAATCAGTATAAGACATGCTTCACGGCGATTCTCCCGCCCGTCTGCTCGTGCAGCACGAGATAGGATATGATGGGCCGTGACCAAAAGGACGATGGGAAGAAAAAGTGAACATCGTGAGGGGAACACAGGAAAAGGGTTCAAAAGAGGGGATGGAGGGGGGAAACTAGTGTAAACAGTCTGGAAGTGGGATTCGTTGAGGTTGTAGCTGAAGTGGAGGGGTGCAAGGCACGTTGGGGTTAAGGTAAGGTGACTTTTTGCGATAGGGTATCCGTACTACCCCAAGAGTCAAGACAACGCCGGAATGGTTCTTAGGTTTTGAAGatcgaggaagaagagggggGGTTCTTGCGAGCACTTCCGGGTCCTCTTGTCCTTGTGAGGTTGCCAAAGTGCAGCTCCGAGAAACAATCCCAATGTGCTGTGCGCTGGCAGACGTGGCTTGCCTTAGGGCTGCGACCATGGCCGCGGTGCCGTGGTGCCACGGCAGATGGGCGAGTCAGGAGCCGTCAAAACCCTTAATGAGAACGGGTGATGATGTGCGGTAGTAGGGCTCCTTTTCGAACCGGAACGGTAAGCGCATGTTGTATCTGAGAGATAGCCGTTCACCGAGTGGAGAGATATCCATTGCCAGCCGCGATGCTCTGTACATATCCGTACAGAGTACAGAGTATCCTTACTCTTGTAGGCAAACGGATGTGAGCCAAGACGATGCGTGCGTAATGAGCGGAGCGTCTACATGGTGGCATAATGGAGACTGGACATGAATCTGCATGTGCTTCGTGTATGCGCAGTGTCAAGACTCGGGAGGTAGACCGATAGTCGAGAGAGAAGGATGTGAGATAGGGCGAGATAGCAACGGGAAAGAGGAGCCGGAGGCAGACTCTGAGAAGCACATGATGAGGCGTGGCCAGTCGTGATGCCAATGAATGTCGACATGTTCTGTACTGAAGAGGGGCAACTGGAGCTGCTGATGGGGAACTCTCCTGCGGACGTCCATCGACCTGCTTGCTATGCGGATTATCGTCGGAGGGAAGTCCTTCAAGACTAACCTGCGCAACGATGACCCAGGACTGCTGCTGCTACGGCTAGGACATCCTCCTGTACCGTACTTACTGTGTACTTAACTAGGCGCAGACGTACGGAGTAGGGGGCCCGCCGACCCAAGGGAATGGGAACATGAGTTCCtctagcagcagcagcgcagCAGAAGCAAAGCAGACGCAAAGCAAGTGCCCTGCCCTGCTCGCCTCGCCTACACTCTACTATGTACCCTTAGCTGCTCTGCTGCACTGGGAGGAGCTGCGGATGGGAGGAGCACCAGGAGTAACCTCGACCTGGAACGTGCAGCGTCCCGGCCGCCTCTCTGCCCCCCTTCTCGTGGATCCGGGCAGGCAAGGCAAGCCGCAAAGGCAAAGACAAGGCGGAAGTACCTGCGGGTGTCGAGGTACATCGATCACCTGTTGACTActgttctctctctctctctctctctcttcctctcccTTCTCGTCCAAGGCCCTCACCCCCTCCCCAGCCCTCCCAACTCCCAGTCAGTGTCAGTGTCACTCACTTCCCTGGGGCCCTTGGCTCGGACGTTTCCATGGTACAGGGCATGCTTATCTAATCCACTTCTATTCTCCACTTGTGTTGGACAGGTACAAGCTCATTTTCAAAGCCCGGAACCGGCAGGGCCCCCAAGACGAATCGAGGATTTTCGCAGGGAATTCAAAGTTGACGGAGAGTTCCGCAATAATCATCTCGACGACTCTAAGTCTATCACGGTAGATGTCACGAGTCTAGGACTTTCTGGTCTGCGATGCTATCAGTACGTCTGTCAAAAGGCCTGCCCATCACTCTAGTAGTGTCGGCACCTTCGCGTCTGACCAAGTCTTGGCCTTCGTTCACTTCGCCATGCCATTCGACCTTGTGGCAGATTTCGATGGAGCCCACAAAGGATCAACACCTCGTGAATGAACTCTATTCTGTCTCGAACCAAGCTGCTGGGATGAAGCGCCATGAAACTGCAACAAGCGGCCGACAGTACAGTCAAACCGCCTACCCGAGAGAAGGGGAGCTCCTGGCAAACATAGCACCCCACGAAGAGTCAAGAGCCAAGACTCAAGACCCAAGAAGCTCAAGAGTTGGGACAAAGAGCACGGAGCACAGAGCGCCGAAGCTCGGTCGAAACTGAAGGCCGGGGCCGTCGACCCGTCGGTACCGTCAAGATGGCCGACCGTCTGACGGTCATGTTTTGCGGCTCTTCGGTTTCTGATGGGGACCCCCCGTCTCTGAAGTCTCCAGCAAGATCGAGCCCAGAAAAGATCACACAGATGCATCCGTTGAACTATGGGCCCGCAGAGATTGCGCGAGATTGCGCGATGTcccgaagaagaagaagaagcataCCACTATCGCTGGACCCCACGAAGCCCATCAACCCATAGGCAAAGATCTGGATGGGCCACAGCAAACGAACTTGAGATGATCGATATCATTCCACTTCTTGTGCGGCAGGATTCTCTGCCCAAAGCTGCCAGTGTTTTTCTGCCCACCGACTTCCCCCGACATATTGACCGAGTGCCGAAGCTTAGCAGTCCAGTCCGTTGGGAAGGGAAGAAAAGCAAGAAAATGTT
The window above is part of the Colletotrichum lupini chromosome 9, complete sequence genome. Proteins encoded here:
- a CDS encoding methyltransferase domain-containing protein, giving the protein MNSPPNSLREEQLRDLLVKSARGPPSDQEPPEKRLKLGGPPSPATSGPAVMSPPGSTDTAITVGSHNGDEYDTESLTDSVREHMYENRLRYHAYRAGRYAFPNDAIEQDRDEMKHIISIELKAPKSWIWIIVANTCRHVMNAFFCKNHHNVVHDASAMKRTTPESCDVITEPFVYILGYAVNRSELTPFFTGTGPGHWPIELADMHPNSTFLGIDLSPIQPSEVPPNCHFMVDDIEHENGWDLDEEYFDFIHLRHTLHSIRDRNDLMQRAYRHLKPGGWFEIQELEFFPLCDDQSCPDGDGYGFRVFTQYLDAGLRVLGSEMHGIRAAADEMRAAGFENVEEDRRKCPIGDWPARPELRECGILMRETILEGLKGLATRPFRALGWTEIQIEMFLLDSMEENRSTRRSHDEATSTHEITNHRIPIKAMVQPAGWHHYHYHHHQNNGTASVWRSLGGLWGLRTAGGSFGFGMSLSHFGYSGRWGSFLLAFYFEEVMRLLRPWRPRWLYQLLIGLVYLTVSSRHIGVVRTKGFVQRAIPRSRRILRRWYVYNAHGKYTAKPLIPEGSLLVFYASIPP